One Nostoc punctiforme PCC 73102 DNA window includes the following coding sequences:
- a CDS encoding transposase — MMLNIEGALKQDRLLRALTGLNRKAFDALLPTFTTMYLDTQQAKPRQRGLGGGRKARLLTAQDKLFFILFYFKCYPTFDVAGLLFDMHRSQAHEWMHRLQPILEAALGQKMALPERHLESIEAFLSRFPGVQRVMIDGTERPIARPQEREQQQQNYSGKKKRHTRKHLAAVDETKRVLILSKAREGKLHDKRFHDEDDIAGSVPDEIPIEVDSGFQGLQKQYDNLHLPHKKPKGGKLSDLQKTENRQLSQSRVVCENAFAGVKRYNAASVIYRNRIENFDDHLMLTAAGLWNFYLMAA, encoded by the coding sequence ATGATGCTGAATATTGAAGGTGCGCTGAAGCAAGACCGACTGTTGAGGGCATTAACTGGGTTGAACCGGAAAGCATTTGATGCCCTTTTGCCCACGTTTACCACGATGTACCTAGATACTCAACAGGCCAAGCCTCGTCAACGTGGCCTGGGTGGAGGACGCAAAGCCCGCTTACTTACAGCCCAAGACAAATTGTTTTTCATCCTTTTCTATTTCAAATGTTATCCGACCTTTGATGTGGCGGGACTGCTCTTTGATATGCATCGCTCCCAGGCACATGAGTGGATGCATCGATTGCAGCCAATATTAGAAGCGGCTTTGGGACAGAAGATGGCGCTGCCGGAACGCCATCTCGAAAGCATTGAAGCATTTTTGTCACGCTTTCCAGGAGTGCAACGAGTGATGATTGATGGGACAGAACGCCCAATTGCGCGACCTCAAGAAAGAGAACAACAACAACAGAATTACTCCGGTAAAAAGAAACGTCATACGCGTAAACACTTGGCGGCAGTTGATGAAACCAAACGGGTCTTGATCTTAAGCAAAGCACGAGAAGGCAAACTGCATGACAAACGTTTTCATGACGAAGATGACATTGCAGGTAGTGTGCCTGATGAAATTCCGATTGAAGTAGACTCGGGCTTTCAGGGATTACAGAAGCAGTATGACAATCTCCATCTTCCTCACAAAAAGCCCAAAGGGGGCAAGTTAAGTGACCTTCAAAAAACGGAGAATCGTCAATTGAGTCAATCCCGTGTAGTTTGCGAAAATGCCTTTGCTGGTGTGAAGCGCTACAACGCCGCCAGTGTCATTTATCGTAATCGGATTGAAAACTTTGATGACCATTTGATGCTGACCGCAGCAGGATTATGGAACTTCTACTTGATGGCTGCTTAA
- a CDS encoding DUF1802 family protein produces the protein MINTALRLAAPEIEAFLQGRIIAAMPNKFITPGREFALCPSDASINLLPVEQYYRSSFLPIAQSAFAQLNIQGVLIQPQQMNLLIDEEQLKLPILAYETVLIKTWAKCELCQIINNTESFAALSQLTIWTTEALKEILRQKQNIFLAYLRVYELPKSIEVPIKSNSQFVALSQPLNVSEDKPVLKDRTFAQRKHQLEKLQPPLHPELEELQSAIASLSISQPAAKQLDDDIKVFLGWSSDKLTNPLDSDLPWIQNIAKVGNSSDGHTFEKLVRRGLLKLGFTGSGLNPDATGGAGGMDFYAEQPYPIVGECKATKTEKVTDGTPAQLLKIGMNHLGKFQYDNSIKLIVAAGELNFYALRTATENQMNIVSPETLQKLVELQAHYKNSINLLDLSGNKRE, from the coding sequence ATGATTAATACAGCTTTACGTCTAGCAGCACCAGAAATTGAGGCATTTTTGCAAGGGAGAATAATTGCAGCAATGCCTAATAAATTTATTACTCCGGGGCGAGAATTCGCTCTTTGTCCATCAGATGCATCAATTAATTTACTACCAGTTGAGCAGTACTATCGCTCAAGTTTCTTACCTATTGCTCAAAGTGCATTCGCACAACTAAATATACAGGGTGTTTTAATACAACCTCAGCAAATGAACTTACTTATAGATGAGGAACAGTTAAAACTTCCCATATTAGCTTATGAAACAGTTTTAATTAAAACTTGGGCTAAGTGCGAACTATGCCAAATTATTAATAATACAGAATCTTTCGCTGCTTTATCACAGCTAACTATTTGGACAACAGAAGCTTTAAAAGAAATACTAAGGCAAAAGCAAAATATATTTTTGGCATATTTGCGAGTATATGAGTTGCCTAAATCAATTGAAGTACCGATAAAGTCAAATAGTCAGTTTGTTGCATTATCACAACCTCTCAATGTTTCTGAAGACAAGCCAGTATTAAAGGATCGCACCTTCGCCCAACGCAAACACCAGTTAGAAAAGCTACAACCCCCGCTACATCCTGAATTAGAAGAATTGCAGAGTGCGATCGCATCCCTAAGCATTAGCCAACCAGCAGCGAAACAATTAGACGACGATATCAAAGTATTTTTAGGTTGGAGTAGCGATAAACTAACAAATCCATTAGATTCAGACTTACCTTGGATTCAAAACATTGCTAAAGTTGGTAACTCTAGCGATGGACATACATTTGAAAAATTGGTTCGTAGAGGATTACTAAAATTAGGCTTTACAGGTTCAGGTTTGAATCCAGATGCAACTGGTGGCGCAGGAGGTATGGATTTTTACGCTGAACAACCTTATCCAATAGTAGGAGAGTGCAAAGCAACTAAAACTGAGAAAGTTACTGATGGTACACCAGCACAGTTACTAAAAATAGGTATGAACCATCTTGGTAAATTTCAGTATGACAATTCTATTAAATTAATTGTAGCCGCCGGAGAACTAAATTTTTACGCCTTAAGAACAGCTACCGAAAATCAAATGAATATTGTTAGCCCTGAAACACTACAAAAACTAGTTGAACTGCAAGCACACTACAAAAATTCTATCAACTTATTAGACTTGTCGGGAAATAAGAGAGAATAG